In Salvia miltiorrhiza cultivar Shanhuang (shh) chromosome 4, IMPLAD_Smil_shh, whole genome shotgun sequence, the DNA window aagaaaaagaaaaaaaatttgcaATAACGAATTCATAGTCAGCTTGAGATCTCACTATTGAAAAGTGAAACTTGACTTTATAGGTAATTTGTCGCATTTCAATCCAACTATTTTTGGAACCAAAACTCCAAGAACACACACACCTTTGAAGACTGAGAAAGAAAGACGGGGATGCCTAATGCGAGATGTGAGACGCGTTGGTGGCTGTGGATTTCTTCTCGTCTCGGGTAGCAGCAGAGACGAACTTCTCGAAACCAACAGCAGCGAACCCGAAAGTGAGGACTTGATGTAGCATCAGTTCATCGACACTCGGTCAAAATGAAGCAACTTGATAACGATGATGGTTGCAACGGCAAAAGAGTCCCCATACCGAGTTCAGAAGTCATATTTTGTTCTTCCACTTCTCAAGATGAGGCATAGCGTATCGGGGAGGTTAGAAGAAGACGAGAGGTAATTCCAGGCCTCGAGCATCAGTCGCTTTCTTGATCCTTTGAAATGAACTACCTGTGTCCAGAAATTAAGCAGATTTTGAGAGAAGAATGTTTGTTCAAAAACCCGAGCCAATAAATGAATGACAAAAATCAATTTTCAGTAGTCCATAGGCATGTTTTCTTTACCTTCACATCCAAAGGCATTCCGTGAAATTGGCCTGCACCCTCTGGTGGCGTCCAATTATAAAGAGAGCACGGCAGAAAAAGCACCGAAGCACCACCAATCATGTCTTGGAAAGCCTCTCTTCTAGAGAACCTTTTGATGTTAAAGTTGGGTTTAGATTTAACAACCCATGCAAGAGCTAGTTGGTCTCCAAGCATTCGAGAAGCTCGCATAAATTTTGAACTGTAAACTTCTAGTACTTCTTGTAAGAACGTCACCCCCCTGTGGGCAAAGAGAGTATTATTCACTCATATATCAAGCACCAAATATTGGCATACGGACAAATAGTGAGAACCACCGCCCTTTCATAAAATAGAACTAGAAGAATCGACACTGAAACTGAAAAGTTTCTGCCACAGAACAACTTCTAGGCTTGGATGCTTTCTTGCAAGTCTAATCATAAAATCATAGCACAGAGAAAAAACAATGTACCTCTGAATTCCATCAGCAGTACCCCTTACGGCAATGAATCCCGAATTTAGAGGTTGATCTTTGTTGTTCCGGAAGGTAAGAGCCAGATCAAAATTAGGATAGTCAGAAAATATTTCTCCAAGGTCCCCTATTACTGCTATATCAGAATCCGTGAAAATGAAATGAGTTACTTGTTCCTGCTTCTGTTCCAGCTTCTCAAGTCTTGTTTGTAGAAACATCTGCACAAACAACAGATATTGCAAATGAGAAGTACACACATTTCTTAGAAACAAATAGATGGtactaaactgcaaatcaactTTTAAAGAAAATCCACCACAAAGTTTGGGAGATGGTTCTTACATAGGATAAAACGTAAGCTTCGacttaaatatttaaaaatgttCATTAGTAGAAGTGAAGTACAATACAAAAAGGAGGAGGATTAACAGAGCAGAAATTAACATATATAATTTGTTTATACAATCAGATGCTATTTATAGGTAAATAATCCATTATCCTAGTTCATGGGCAAACAAGAAAATTTAAAAGTTCGCCAAGGAAGTCAACTCAAAAGGCTTGCATTTACTATCAGACAGAAGTAAAGCCAATTTGAATCAGCTATTCTGACATGTACTAGTTGACTATCACCTCCACATCCTTTGTATAAAGTATCTAACACATATAAGTACCATCAAACTTAGTTAAGCAGAGAATGATAAGAAAAAGAATGTCCTATTTCCCAACAATGCCCTGCGCTCTTACAATGTAAGACCTGATTCTTTGAAGCATCAACTTGTCTCTCGAATATTCACCTTGTATTGGTTGAATAGTGACCATATCTCTATGCAGCGGAAGATCAGAGGCAGGATCAGTAAGAATGATAACATTGCTTTGAGGCATGGTTACCTACAATCATTTATGAAGCACCAAATTAGTAGCCTCAACCGAGACAATTAAATGACAACGCACATACAGCATCCAGATAGTGTGATTAATTTGAACCAGTTGAGTAAAGTGGAAATGTTATGGGAATAAGATGGTGTCATTAATTTAAGTCTGCATTACTAAGGTGTCATTATGGATGGATAGTTTTTCATAAACTGCTGGCTGTTATGGTATTAAAATTGTTGTTCCAGGAAAATTATTGCCAACAAACAGCAAATGACTACCAGTATGGCATACACAGAGCACTAGAAGAATTGCAACCCCATGGCTTGAGACTAAGCCTTGTGATAAAGTAAAGGTGTATGGTTTCAAGCACTAAGAGAGACTTGAAACTACTGACAAAGGATATCTGGCCCACTGACTTCAGAAATGCTTTCCACGATATTTTTCTAATAGTACTCGCAGATGATACGCCCATTTTTGAAAACAAGATAATTGAATTAGAAATTTCTACTACTGATAATTCATAGTACAATTTAATGATTTATTACTGTAAAATTCTATGCATACTAATATTCCTGCAGATGATTGGGTCATAGTTATATGCAGAATCAAACTCCTTTTAATAATTGCagttttgaaaataataatataaaaagtacctggacaaaatttaagaaaacATTCAAAATGGCCATCGACCTCTCCACTTTGTTATATGACATGTTCCCAACAGTAACCAACTCAATTGGTCTACTGTCAACAGTAGAGTTGTAAGTGGTGAATACAGTGACTAAAGCTACATGGTCCGTTGGGAGAGAATGGTTACGAAACTTCAGAAATTGTGTTCTATCAAGAGCCCTTGTTCCTGAAAATATTGTAGGTTGAGCACTCAAATAATGAATGATAAGTTTATCATAGTCATGAATCATGATCCTTACTCGACATTAATATATACAAGGACAAATAGATAGGAAAAATTGGTTTAAAAGATCTTGTCCAGTAGTATCTAGCCAACTGCACAAAACTCTGTGTATAGATAACTATGATATGGAATCATCAATGCGATCGATGATTAATTTAGCAAGTTATCAGAAAAAAACCAAAACGAAGTTGACAGaatatttcttaattattgGTTGGCAACATATTTAGATAGTGAACATAATGTGCAGTTCCAGGTTCAGCAAAACTGGAAATATATTATCTTTAACAAATGGATGAGACAATAAAACCAGTGGACAAATTATTTGTAATTAAAGAAATTGGGAACTCGTGAAGTGAGACGCTAAAACTTTTTCCCGAAGGGATGGAATTTGTCCAACCTCGGCATTGCAAACGATCAGCAAGACCCTCCCCAGCAGCAGGTCCTTGGATAAGATGATTGGACTTCTTTGGCTTCTCCTTAGGTACATCCTGAAAATCCCTTTGCTGATGGAGCTCCTTGACTGGAAGAAGCATCTTTTTTTCCATTTCTTAAACATAAAAACAGCATAAAATGATAAAGGAAAGCTGAAATAAGATGAAATGATATACCTGATAGAAAGTGAGGAATTAAAATAAGTGCTGGAAGAAGCAAAAGCAACCGATTCCATCCAACACATATTCTCTTCACCAGCACCATACTGTACTCCCTAAAATGGCCTACTCTCTACCTTCAACTGCAGTGAATCTAAATTCCAGCTCTTTCTGCGTGATTTGAACTGCAATAACAATCGCAATGTATGCAGCTTCAGCAAACGAACTTACCCCCTACCAAACACACACATCCCCCATAAAAAATGACATACAATAGAAATTAGCTTATCCCAAAACTTTGCCCTATATTTCAGAGAACATTTAACATTGAATTTTAGGGTTTATCCCCCCAAAAAGCATCAACTCGTTGCATACTTACAACTTAGtgaaacacacacacatgcgAAATTACACGCATGGAATCAGAATTGAAGGATGATTTGCTTCATTCTATCTCAAAACTTGTCCAGATAAATAAGATCAGATCAACTTACGTTAGTTAACAACTTTTAGCAGAAGCTCACGATCCACGAAATCACAATTCCAGCAACGTTTTCTCTGATTTTAGAGATCTCCTAATTTCTCATTGCTTCTATTTCTTCATAATAAGATAAACGCTCATCATTCGGGTAGGGCCCATCATAATAGCCCGTTTCAGGAAGATCGGGCCTTCTATTTGGGCCCAAATTGTGAGTGGGCCTTTTCGTTAAGCAAAATATAATTACTGATATGTTAATAGTGAGATTTTCTGAGTTTGGTGaaattatacaaaataaaataaaatgaaacttgatatgtgtttaatttaattattaaaaaatattaatttatcgtgtacttatattaattttattgaagtaAAGgcaatacaaaaattaaaatacataatatatattgtgataaAATTAGTAATTATGATAATGGGGCCTATGAAATTACCGATGCTATGAGGTAATACCATAATCACCACAATATATAATGAGAAAAATATGAGATAATTGTATGCTGTATTGAtcgcctttaaatttctttatttaacactgttaatttatcaaaaaaaatgtaaaataattaaaaaaataaggaaGTTATTGATGCTATGAGATAATATCATAGTGGATGTTTTTAGAGTTAGCTTACGATTTAATACCacttaacaataaaaaaatattttatcaaaaataaaatcatagaaaaaaaaaattacactttggttatatatatttgtgcCCCAATTCTACGAACCAAtgtaaaataagaaaaacatcaaGGACTGAATTGCAAATATGCGCGAGACATATATAAAAACCCCTTTCACTACCGATTTTACGTTCATCGCTCTAGGGTTTTGTACAGCTTCTCGCTTCAACAGCTGATCAGCTAGCCTCCGCCGCCGCACTCCGCCGGGCCGCCAAATTCAGCCGCCACCATGGGTCGTATGCACAGCCGAGGGTACGATTTTTTCGGTCTTCTCTCCCGCTCGTTTATCTGTGTTTGTATTTCTAATTATTCAAACCGCATTTGATCGATTATTGCAGTAAGGGTATTTCAGCGTCTGCACTTCCGTACAAGAGAACGCCCCCGAGCTGGCTCAAAATCTCTTCCCAGGATGTACGTGGTTACGGTGCCTTTTTTCAGCTTTTTCTATTCAGGAGATTTTTTCATTAGCAATTCATCCGATTGATATTTATATATGATGTCAGTTGAGTTTAGTTGAGCCTTAAATTGCTTTGTCGAACAATGTGATGCTTTATTGTTTAATACTCTGTGAATTGCATGTTTAGATATTTATATGTTTAAGTCTGCTGCACAATCTTAATTTGCGAATTGACGGTTAATAGGCAATCAACATTTTAAGCATCTTGACCTAACATATGTATCTATTTTAAGTTCATCTCTACATTTATCACGCTTCTGGTGGAGATCATCCTGTTGCTGGGTTTCCTCACTTTCTCATTGGTATTTCAGTGGGCACTGGTGAACTGTATAATTTGGTTGTTCGACACCTTTTGTTGATTAATATGCGGATTGTACTATAACAGTTTCCCCTATTTGAATAGGTATTCTGTAGGAATACTAGAAGGTGTTTCATAGGATCATCCTTAGTATTATTCATCTCTCTAGCATTTATTTGAGGATGAGGTCTCTTGTGTGGACGTTTGCAATGGGGAATTTGTGTCATTTGAGTCTTGATGGTGAAAAAACAGAAGATGAAATCAATGTTTTAAAGTACGTTTTGTGAGGCGAAACGTTTTTCGTCTGCCTCACGAGGCGTAAGTTTCGAAACGGGGTGAGGCGGATAAAAAAAACGGAATTCATAAACACACATAAATCATACCTAATATCATAAAACACATAAAAACATAGCAAATATTCCAAAACACTTAAAAACATAACAATTATTCCAAAACACAAAAGTTCTTAACTACTAATAAGTTttttaaatcttaaattaaagtcGAAAATCTTAACTGCTGCTCTCAGCTTTGTTCTGCTATCTTAACTACTAATAAGTTCTGCTATTAAAGTCGAAAGTCTTTGTTCTGCTATCTTAACTACTAATAAATCTTTAAAATCTTAACTGCTGCTATATGCTTTGTTCTGTTGTTGCCGTCTGTCTGCTCCTCAACTGAGAATCTGAGATGGCGAAGGGCAAGGCCAAGAGATGGAGAGGACAGGAGAGGAGGAGATGGAGAGCTTGGGTGGGTGCGTGCGTGCGTGAGCGTAGAGAatcctagtttttttttttttataacttttttctctaattaaaatactaattactcctAAATTGTAAAAGCCCATTCAATTTAGGGCTAAATTTCATGAAGCCCATGAATTTTCGCAGCCCATACATACTCAATTAGGTAAGAAAACTCATAAATTTGACAAAGTGTAGAGGGGCACGCCTCGCGGTGTGAGGCGCCGCCTCACCGCCTCGGACTGCCTCGGCGAGACGGAGGCGCACGTTCAGGGGGGAGGGGGATAAACGGCGCATGAGGAACGGGATTTTGCCGAACCGCTTTGAAGCGGCGTTTAAGCGGcgttttttttcgttttttaaaACATTGGATGAAATTAAGACTTGATAAACTTAGTTGTGTGGGTTATTAGTTTGAGAATTTTAAGTTAATCAATTGGATTTACAGTTTACATTATCTATATTATGATGTTCTCAATTTTTGATAAGTTAATAATTCTCATCCACCAGTGATTGTCAGGTAGTTACTCTTCTCATATGAGGCTACTTTTTGTAGGATTGTTATTTAGTCATGGTTTTTCGCACTTCTACTACCGCTTTGGATACATGTTGATTCATGTCTCTTCGTTTGTTAGCTCAGGCCCACAAAAAAGAACCGACTGAAGAAACTTTTTTTCTACACCACCCCCTTACTTAGGTTTAGTTGAAAATTACAGTTACAAACTATCTTTGCCTGCTGATACATGCTATTCTTGTTATTAGATTCAATACATTTGACCCAACAGTAGatttatttgtgtatttaatGTTAATCACGCTAATTCAGGTTGAAGAAAACATTTGTAAGTTTGCCAAAAAGGGCCTTACTCCATCCCAGATTGGTGTTATTCTCCGTGATTCTCATGGCATTGCCCAAGTGAAGAGTGTTACTGGCAGCAAGATCTTGAGGATTCTCAAGGCCCATGGTATGTCTGTTCAGGTCCCATCTTCTTGTCCTCGTCCTAATTCATCACCGCTGCAATTTTATAACTTTGTTTCCACAGGGCTTGCTCCTGAGATTCCCGAGGACTTGTACCACCTCATCAAGAAAGCTGTTGCAATCAGGAAGCATCTGGAGAGGAACAGGAAGGACAAAGATTCCAAGTTCAGGCTCATCCTCGTTGAGAGCAGAATCCACAGACTTGCTCGCTACTATAAGAAGACCAAGAAGCTTCCACCTGTCTGGAAGTAGTAAGTTCATCCTCACTTTACGTAACTAAGCTGTTTCCGTAGTATTCATAAACCACCTGACTTGATGAGCATTTCGTCCGCATTGAACGAGTATTTAGTAACTTGCTGTGTTTCTCTGCAGCGAATCTACCACCGCCAGCACTCTCGTGGCCTAGAAGAGAATTTAGTGGAGACAAGGATTTGTTGTGCGAGTCATATCTCAATATATAGGAGAGGTCCTATTAGAGTCTCTTATTATCCAAAGACACACTTTTCCTCAGTTGTTGAGACATGTTTTTGATATCTTGACGAGTTTAAGGGATCTTTGACTTGGTGAATGATGACTTATCGTGCGGTTTATTGCGCTTTTTATCTTATGATTTTTGTTGCTTGAGATGTTACCCACCTTGAGGCGTTCTTTAAAGGGGTATTTCCTTTGCATGATTAATAAGATGTACGAGGAGTATTCAATCCCATTTTTTTAGTGGGATAAGAATAAAACATAAGTAGtttaaatgatataaataatcaagTGCTTTAAAATATCCTAAATTTTCAATCTATCAGTAAACAAGGAATTAATCTCACAATTTTtatctaataaaattaattcCTCAAAGTAAACGCTTTTTAAATCTTCTTCTAATTTTGTCTAGAGGTGATCTTGTATACACTAGGGTGATAACACCATTCTAAGTACGGGTCACCTCGGGTGTAtccaagattttgtgttttgTCTATGCTTTCTAGGGCTATAAATGAATAGAGTtactcgcaagctattcgagattcagCTCGAAAAAAGCacgttcggagctcgattcgataataaacgagccgagctcgagcctaatagtgctcggctcgttgagcttGCGAACATGTTCaaattcgattgttcgcgaacatgtacgcgagcctgttcacgaaccttcagtcgagccttcaatcgagttagtatACGAACCTTAAACGAGTTGAACTcgtgtaacatattaattaagaagattttcttaaatttataacaaattcgatCTTGAACACCATATATAcaaacatctaacgagccgagctcgagctcaagctcgaattcgatatTATCCAGCATCACCCGAGCCAAACTCGAACCAAGCCCGAGCTTACTAAGTGgatgacgagccgagctcgatcatcaagataaaagctcgaacaCCCGAGGCTCGAGCTTGCTAGTATttggctcggctcgtttacagccctatatTGCTTCGCACAAATCATTCTTCTATTTTTGTCTACTGCTTAGGATCCTTATACACCTTCTAAATCTTGTAAGAGTAGGGAAAATAAACCATAAATAATACgaaattattatcaaatagaAGGCCGAAAATATGTTCAAGAGATTTCATAACATCTACAACATTTCACCAACGGAAACACTAATAGGGGCACAAAACGTGACCAATCACTTAAATACTAATACTACTACTGCTGCTATATAACACGGTTTATGCTTTGTTTATTCAATGTTTATTGTAACCACTTTCTTGGGTTTTCCTCTGCTGGATTGGTCCTGGTTGAAACTCCTGCTTCTGTTCGCATGCGATAGCTCTCTGAACAGATCAGGGAAGCTTCCGCCAGATGCCAATGGCCCAAGCCTATTGCTATGGATCCCTGTCAGACACGGAACATCATCGAACGTGTGAGCATGCCAACGAGCAAGATCAGATACAGGACCCGGAGCACCCTCTCCGGTGATATCATGTTAGATATCAGCCATCTTCATATAGAATTAGAGCGACTATTCCGGGCATCCGGCATTTGTTCAAGAGTTTTGGCGTTTGTTAGAAGAAGTGAAGAACATCACAAATATATGAAGGTATATTTGCCTACAAAATCAACCCCTGAAAAATTGCTGAATTTATTTTACCTGAGATTCTAGGAAAATCAGATGTATTATTCCAACTATGGAGGTGACTGTCTGCAATGCCTCCCCAGGCTTGTTCAAAGCCGTCAAGTTCATCTGCCATACGACATTACATCAACTACCTGTTATGCAGCAGATATTGGTATCATCTACCATTTCTACTTCCTACACCACTGACCTTCATTTAGATTTTGTAGAGTCTGCACCGTAGCCACCTTACCATCTGAACCAAGCTTCCTCGTGACTGAATGCCCCTGCGAAACATATCCAGTTCTCAACTAGGTCATCAAAATCAACAAAATCCCAAATAACAGTTGCCAGTGTACAAGCTCTAAAGCCACTAGCAAAAAAGAAGAGGatattgaaagaaaaatggtAGTCTCATTGTATGTTTGGAATGTTCAGCTGCAAGTCATGCCATATGCATCAAGAATTCCACTGTTGAATACAAAACTTGAGGAGAAAAAACAACTAATTTCACTGGGTTGAGCTCCACTATATTGCCAACTTTGAGTCAAAACAATCTGATATCAAGGATTTACATAAAATGAGATTTTTAGCTCCCAAAAAAGCAACTATGCAGGGGAACTAACCCTGCCCTTGAAATGTAGTAGTAAAATTCTCTGAATCATATCTCATAAAATATCTGCTCACCTTATCATGAATTCCTCTGGAGACCTTGTGTGCTGCTTGACCTGTTGTTCGATCAGCTTGCTTGCTCTCTTCCCACGTTACCTGAAGAGGAAAATTACATGCGACAACATAAGAGATAAACGAGCAAACCGGAACACTCAGACTAAGCAAATATAATACACGTACTCCATCGCCTCCTGTCCTACGAGAAGTTGTTGCTGTATAATACGACCCATTGATCCCACCATATGTCACCTTCTGGAAGCTCACACTGTGAGACAGTGGTTTCTTTGCTTCCACTTTGTTCTGATTTGCAGTGGATGACACATCCCCTGTTTTTCTGGGACTCTTTTCATGAGCTGTCATTTAGATCTATAGTCAGCACACGGATGATGGAACTTCATTTTGTTGAATTCAAAAACCAAGACGCATCTAATTACCATCGCCCTGATCATCAGGATGCTCAACAAGTGGGTTTTTATTTGTCCAAGAGGCACTACCAGCATCATTCTCCTCATCTTCTGGTGCACCTTCACCATCACTGTCCAGCTCTTCTATCACTGGTCCTTTTGATCTGCTCGTGTGCTGCACGTTGCCAGGATTACCGGAGCTAACATTGTCTGATCCAAACAAACTCCCATGGGACCGGGAAAAGAAAGGATCATCAAAAGGATCCTTCCCTCCGAATATGCTGGAGAACATGCTGTCAGGGAAACCAAAGCTACCAGAACTGTCGAACTGCCTACCAGCAGCTCTGGAATCCTCTCTCACTTCTCTGTTGCTTTGCATTGCGCTCGCAATTCTCTATAAGTTTCAGTAAATGTTTCAAGGACGGGGGGAGCAAACCACATTTCTCATGCTATCACTGACAACTAATGGAAATAAAGTTCATATGCGCAAACAAAATCATAGGTACTTTACATTGCACCAGTTTAAGCTCCAAATGCATCAGAACAAAAGActtcaaaatcaaagaaatataACTAGCAATCCTATCCTAATCACACCATAGGAACCTTGTGCAAGAGCCATCAACCATTCAACAAAGCAACTCATCGCCACACAGAAACTTCAAAACTATAGAAGGTGCATCCAATCTACCACACGATCCAGGAAAGAACAACTTAACGCAAAATTGCGAGTTGATAATCATCTTCTCTCAGAACAAATTAGTGATATAGCATCAGCACCCAAAAATAACAAGCATAAAATTCAAATCAGACACAAAAGCAATTCACGCGCGATCATCCACGATATCAAGGTATTAATCAAAACTGTGAAGCAACGATTAACACCAAACGCAATTATAAACACATGCACGGATCATAAGCGAATAACTGGAACGGAAATATAGGATGAAATTCATTCGTGAGTTACCTATTTTCCGCCTCTGGCTTagaatgagagagaaaatagaTTTGGAGAAACGAGGGCGAATACATTTTCGAGCTCGGAGGAATATATATAGCCTTTACAGTGGATCCGTCTAAAGCTGACACGTGTCGAATTTCTTGCATACTTTCATATCTACAACATGCTGCGCCTAGATTGTTCCCGTTCTTTCTcaaaattagaattttattaGAATgattttctaatttattttttgaatgttCCAGCTTTCTGGGATTTGAAATAacgagcgaattggagattggagatataaggtggattttagcgaatggagagataaggtggttcttggaatGGATggagaactaattactaacatctaacatgactttgtccgataaaaaaaataataataataataatttttgaagatttttagtaagaattttaaaatatcttatatCTCTAGAATTTTAGATTTTAGTTAGAATTTTGTTGCCACCTTAAATAGAAATTAGTACAAATTTTATCGCGCAAATGTCGTTAATGTATAATATTATTAGATTAATCCTTGGATGGTAAATGTCAAAATCTAAACAAAAACTAATCAAGCAccaataaaattatactccctccgtccactaattcaaggcaatctttcctttttgggacgtccaccaattcaaggcctatcCAAAACCCTTTTTTGTTACTTAGGTcctgaattagtggacggagagAATAAATATTaggagagagtaaatattaGCTATATATGAACTTTAATTTCATATCTTCACATGTCTCACAAAGTTTGACCAGTGGGACAAACACAATTTTTTGTAAATACCCATAAACACACAGTCTCTATTATATAATACTTCTTCCATCACCTTCATCTTCTTGAAAgtaatgttaataataattattaattattaattatattatgaataaaaaataagactcatcatgtgataaaataaataaataaataaatctatatgataagaataatatattatagaaaactaatatttataaataaaatatgactattttttataaACATCACAAAACAaattataactatttttttgtaatatagGAAGTAGTATATATTATAGATGCCCTTTATGTTACAATTATGTAGTTGATACATTTATAAGGTAAAAGATGTAGGCAAGTAGCTTAGAATCATTAGCAGCAGATGTTTTCAAGAGTCAAAAAGTAAtaagtaaaaaagaaaaggaataaaAGATTGAAAGAGTGGAATTTCACTATAATACAGGGGTATTTGTGTGAAGACAGAGATAATCCTAAGATTAAATCTACATCTGGAAATAACAAGGCTTACAAGTTACAACAATTTAGGGTTGGCCCTGGCAGGTCACCACAGTCAGCATCTTGTAGTATCATATATCATCATCTAATCACAGCTCCCATCCATCAAACTTCTCCTCTGCACCATTCTCAGCTGATGCTTCTGCACGACGCAGCCGCCATAAAAAATTCTATATGGAAAACACAGAATTCCTAGCTCACAGCACCAGCAATTTTTTAAACAAGATGTGATAAATTTATGATGTGTTTGTTGCTATCATCCATCTCAGAATTCTTGAGCACCTAGGTCCGGCTTCGAAGGGTATTCCAGGCCATGGAGGGCGGGCATCCGTCTCAGATCTTCTTCCGAGTAACCGGGTATAAACCAGAACTTCCTGTCCATCCCAAACACCTATTGCAGAACAAGCAACCATTTAAGAAGATGTGTGTTATAGTCTATTGATTAATGATATTGGGTAAATACCAAACAAGCAAAAGTATGTTAAAGAATTGGAACCAACTTTTTGAAATGCTCATTTTAACAGCACAGTTGGAATTGTTACTCCAGATAAAAGCCTTACCTGCTCGAAGTTCCTTTTTCGCCCAAGATCATAGCGCCATTTTGGAGAAGACTTTTTCTCATAAGCCTAGGATAGAAAATCAACAAAAACATCAGCAGCATTTCTACAAAAACCTCAATTATGAAaataagaagaaagaaaataaaagaaaagtcAAGCCATGTATtttcagaagaaaaaaatatatattacaatCGGATAATAACGGTAACAATTGCTGCATTGCATGCTTCAGAGGAATATAACCAAAAGATCAAGATGGAACACTTTCCAATAAGTAGCTCTGGAAAATATAGCATTGAAGTACAGATTGGCATTCAACATATCTCGAATGTTCCATGAGGATGAGACATTGCTCATTCTCGATCTTGAATTATGAGTCCAAAAAGAAGGTGAAATACCTCAATAGTTGTGGTGTTGGCAGCCACCAGAGATATGTGCATAATCAGGAATCCCATCACACTCAATGCAAATGCCAAATTGAGGACTGCAATCATTACATATATCACAGCAGAATA includes these proteins:
- the LOC131022042 gene encoding uncharacterized protein LOC131022042 isoform X2 produces the protein MQSNREVREDSRAAGRQFDSSGSFGFPDSMFSSIFGGKDPFDDPFFSRSHGSLFGSDNVSSGNPGNVQHTSRSKGPVIEELDSDGEGAPEDEENDAGSASWTNKNPLVEHPDDQGDAHEKSPRKTGDVSSTANQNKVEAKKPLSHSVSFQKVTYGGINGSYYTATTSRRTGGDGVTWEESKQADRTTGQAAHKVSRGIHDKGHSVTRKLGSDGKVATVQTLQNLNEDELDGFEQAWGGIADSHLHSWNNTSDFPRISVALILYEDG
- the LOC131022041 gene encoding 40S ribosomal protein S13 isoform X1; the encoded protein is MGRMHSRGKGISASALPYKRTPPSWLKISSQDVEENICKFAKKGLTPSQIGVILRDSHGIAQVKSVTGSKILRILKAHGMSVQVPSSCPRPNSSPLQFYNFVSTGLAPEIPEDLYHLIKKAVAIRKHLERNRKDKDSKFRLILVESRIHRLARYYKKTKKLPPVWK
- the LOC131022041 gene encoding 40S ribosomal protein S13 isoform X2, coding for MGRMHSRGKGISASALPYKRTPPSWLKISSQDVEENICKFAKKGLTPSQIGVILRDSHGIAQVKSVTGSKILRILKAHGLAPEIPEDLYHLIKKAVAIRKHLERNRKDKDSKFRLILVESRIHRLARYYKKTKKLPPVWKYESTTASTLVA
- the LOC131022039 gene encoding uncharacterized protein LOC131022039 isoform X1: MVLVKRICVGWNRLLLLLPALILIPHFLSVKELHQQRDFQDVPKEKPKKSNHLIQGPAAGEGLADRLQCRGTRALDRTQFLKFRNHSLPTDHVALVTVFTTYNSTVDSRPIELVTVGNMSYNKVERSMAILNVFLNFVQVTMPQSNVIILTDPASDLPLHRDMVTIQPIQGEYSRDKLMLQRIRSYIMFLQTRLEKLEQKQEQVTHFIFTDSDIAVIGDLGEIFSDYPNFDLALTFRNNKDQPLNSGFIAVRGTADGIQRGVTFLQEVLEVYSSKFMRASRMLGDQLALAWVVKSKPNFNIKRFSRREAFQDMIGGASVLFLPCSLYNWTPPEGAGQFHGMPLDVKVVHFKGSRKRLMLEAWNYLSSSSNLPDTLCLILRSGRTKYDF
- the LOC131022042 gene encoding uncharacterized protein LOC131022042 isoform X1; this translates as MQSNREVREDSRAAGRQFDSSGSFGFPDSMFSSIFGGKDPFDDPFFSRSHGSLFGSDNVSSGNPGNVQHTSRSKGPVIEELDSDGEGAPEDEENDAGSASWTNKNPLVEHPDDQGDAHEKSPRKTGDVSSTANQNKVEAKKPLSHSVSFQKVTYGGINGSYYTATTSRRTGGDGVTWEESKQADRTTGQAAHKVSRGIHDKGHSVTRKLGSDGKVATVQTLQNLNEDELDGFEQAWGGIADSHLHSWNNTSDFPRISGIHSNRLGPLASGGSFPDLFRELSHANRSRSFNQDQSSRGKPKKVVTINIE
- the LOC131022039 gene encoding uncharacterized protein LOC131022039 isoform X2; amino-acid sequence: MLLPVKELHQQRDFQDVPKEKPKKSNHLIQGPAAGEGLADRLQCRGTRALDRTQFLKFRNHSLPTDHVALVTVFTTYNSTVDSRPIELVTVGNMSYNKVERSMAILNVFLNFVQVTMPQSNVIILTDPASDLPLHRDMVTIQPIQGEYSRDKLMLQRIRSYIMFLQTRLEKLEQKQEQVTHFIFTDSDIAVIGDLGEIFSDYPNFDLALTFRNNKDQPLNSGFIAVRGTADGIQRGVTFLQEVLEVYSSKFMRASRMLGDQLALAWVVKSKPNFNIKRFSRREAFQDMIGGASVLFLPCSLYNWTPPEGAGQFHGMPLDVKVVHFKGSRKRLMLEAWNYLSSSSNLPDTLCLILRSGRTKYDF